The DNA window TATCAGATGGAGAAATAAAAAGCTTTGCCAAAGAAATAGAAAACCTATTGAGCAAAATGGACAACAGAATATTCATGGGATTAGATGAAAAATACATAAAAGCGATAATGTATAGTTATCTAATACTAACGCCATATGCAATGGTAAAAATGGAATATCCAGTAGAAAATGGGTATATAGACATAGCAATGTTCAAAAGATACGAAGAAGTACCATATGAAGCAATAATAGAAGTAAAATACATAAAACAAAAAGAATACACAGAAGAAAAATTAAAAAGGAAAATAAAACAGGCAAAAGAACAAATAGAAAAATACAAGAAATCATATGAATTGGATTATAAAAGAGAAGACTTAAAAAAATTCATAGTTATTTTTGTTGGTAAAGAAGCAAAGTATATTGAGGAAGTAAAATAAATCGGGCATTTCGCCCCGATTTATTATTAAATATCCTTTTATTTCTCTTTTACTTCTATTATAATTTCCAACTTCAGTGCTTGATCTCTAAAATTTGGCGGATTTTTTTTCCACATTTCAAATTTTTCTTTGCTTTTGTCAATATATTCTTCGTAACATAATTCACAACTGCCAGAACGATAGAATTTCAAAAATCTTATACTATCTTCATTTTCTATGAGACTATAAGCTTCATCTTCCTCATCAAATAAAACTTTTTTCATTAAGTCTAAAGCATTTTTATCTTTTATTTCATCTTTAAAATATTCTTCAACTGCTTTATAATTTTCTAATCTTTTAAATACTCTTTTATGCATAGCTACCTCCTAATAATGATATTTTTCATTGTTATTTATTTTAAATGCTCTATATATTTGCTCTAATAATAATAAAACTGCCATTTCATGTGTAAAGGTCATATTTGAAATTGAAAGCAAAAAATCCGCATTTTTTTTGATATATTCATGATGTCCTAAAGGTCCTCCTATAAAAAATGATATATTTTTTCTTCCTATTCTCCATTTTTCAATCTTATTTGCAAAATCTATTGAACTTAATTGTTTTCCTTTTTCATCCAGAACAACTTTAAAAACTTGGGGTAAAAAATATTTTTTTAATTTCATTTTATCCTGATTTTTATATTCTTCAACTGTTATTTTATTTAAATCATTTGATAATGGTAACTCTACCAATTCAATTCTATCATATTTTTTATTCCACTTTAAATATTGTTCTATTCCCATTTTTATAAACTTTGTTTTGGGTTTTCCTATGACATATACTTTTATCATTAAAATCATCCTTTATTCTTTAGTTTTTTATTCATTATCCAGATAATTATTCTCAGTAAACATTTCTGTTGTCGCAATTCCTTTTGTTACCAATCCCAATAAAAAGGAAAATGTTATTATTTGACTTCCACCATATGAAATTAATGGTAAAGGTACCCCTGTAACAGGCATTATTCCAAGATTCATACCAATGTTTTCATATACGTGCAAATATATAATTACTATTGTCCCAAAATATATATATTTCCAAAATTTTCTTTCTGTTTTTTGAGCATATATATATAATCTATAAATTAATAAACCATATAAAAATATAATCAAAATGATTCCTAAAAAACCTAATTCTTCACCAATTACTGCTGTTATAAAATCATTGTGATCTTCTGGAACAAAGTTTGATAGGTTCATAAATCCATTTAAATAACCTTTTCCAAATAACCCACCTGATCCTATTGCTTTAACTGCTTGTAATGTGTTATAAGCCACACCAGCTGCATTTTTTTCTGGAAACAAAAAACCTATTATTCTTGCTCTTTGATAGTCTTTCATAAAATAAAATGCAAATGGCATTGAAAATAACATTAAAAATAAAGATGTTTTCCAGGTTTTTTCATGTTGTCCTGAAACATATGTCAATAAAAACCATAATGTAAAGGTGAATAATGTCATACCTAAATCAGGTTGTTTAAAAATCAATGCAAGACCTATTAATGTTGTAAAGGATAATATATAGTATGCTTTTTTATTTTTTTCTGATAAATATTTTGCTAAAATAATTAGCGTAAATATTAAAAATAAGTGAGAAGGTTGAATTCCAACCGGACCTATTCTTATCCAGCGTCTGGCACCATATCTTGCCCGTTCAAAAAACAATACATATATTAATAATAATAATGTTATACCATATAAATGAGGTATTATACTTTTCAAAATTCTTTCTTTCAAAAAATATGTAAAGAAAAAAACTACTATTCCTAGAATGGAAAAGATTATTTGTTTATAATAATTATCCTCTATATATTCACCATAAGTCGCTGTTCTTACCATAAAAATACCTATAATCAATAAAGAAATATATATTAAAGGAACAATATATTCAAATCTTCTCATTCTTTCAAATGGCTCTACCTTTATTTT is part of the Marinitoga sp. 1197 genome and encodes:
- a CDS encoding PD-(D/E)XK nuclease domain-containing protein, encoding SDGEIKSFAKEIENLLSKMDNRIFMGLDEKYIKAIMYSYLILTPYAMVKMEYPVENGYIDIAMFKRYEEVPYEAIIEVKYIKQKEYTEEKLKRKIKQAKEQIEKYKKSYELDYKREDLKKFIVIFVGKEAKYIEEVK
- a CDS encoding 23S rRNA (pseudouridine(1915)-N(3))-methyltransferase RlmH; translated protein: MIKVYVIGKPKTKFIKMGIEQYLKWNKKYDRIELVELPLSNDLNKITVEEYKNQDKMKLKKYFLPQVFKVVLDEKGKQLSSIDFANKIEKWRIGRKNISFFIGGPLGHHEYIKKNADFLLSISNMTFTHEMAVLLLLEQIYRAFKINNNEKYHY
- a CDS encoding FtsW/RodA/SpoVE family cell cycle protein encodes the protein MKIKVEPFERMRRFEYIVPLIYISLLIIGIFMVRTATYGEYIEDNYYKQIIFSILGIVVFFFTYFLKERILKSIIPHLYGITLLLLIYVLFFERARYGARRWIRIGPVGIQPSHLFLIFTLIILAKYLSEKNKKAYYILSFTTLIGLALIFKQPDLGMTLFTFTLWFLLTYVSGQHEKTWKTSLFLMLFSMPFAFYFMKDYQRARIIGFLFPEKNAAGVAYNTLQAVKAIGSGGLFGKGYLNGFMNLSNFVPEDHNDFITAVIGEELGFLGIILIIFLYGLLIYRLYIYAQKTERKFWKYIYFGTIVIIYLHVYENIGMNLGIMPVTGVPLPLISYGGSQIITFSFLLGLVTKGIATTEMFTENNYLDNE